Genomic window (Anaerolineales bacterium):
AGCGAGTGCCGCAACCATGGTGGCCTCATCGACTTCGTTCGAGTTGCATTCGACCATCAAGATGGCATCGCTCGTACCGGCCATGCGCAAGTTCAAATCGGACTCCTTGATATCGGAATATCCGGGATTGAACAGGAACTCCCCGTCCTTGCGGATCACCCGCAATCCAGCCACGGGGCCATTGAAGGGGATGTCGGAGATGGTTAAAGCCGCCGAAGCGCCCAGAATGGCGAGCACATCGATCGGCGTTTCCTCGTCCGCGGACAAGGAATACAGGATGACCTGCACGTCGTTGCGCATGTCCTTGGGGAACAAGGGACGGATGGGTCGATCCGTCAACCTGGCGATGAGGATCGCCGCTTCGGAAGGTCGTCCTTCACGACGAAAGAACGACCCGGGGATTCGTCCGCCGGCGTACATGCGTTCTTCGTAATCCACGGTGAGCGGGAAAAAATTGATCCCTTCTCTCGGGGACGATCCCATCGTTGCGGCGGCGAGAAGGACCGTGTCCCCCTGGCGAACGGTCACAGCACCGCCTGCCTGACCGGCGAGTTTGCCGGTCTCGAGAATGATGGCTCTTCCATCAATCTCCGTCTGAAATTGTTTCGTACCTAACATAAGTAAATGTTCCCTTCCCGCCGTTGGCAGAGACGGGTCAGGGACTGGAGGGCGGCCACCAGGTAGCGACAATCCTCCCTGATGGACGGACCCCAATTCCTAACCCTTTGACAAGAGGCCAAGGCGTATATTCTACTTAACTATTTTATTCGATTCGTCAGATTGAGAAAGCGACATTAGCCCATTACCCGCTACGAGTAGATCAATCGTCTACTCGTAGCGTGGGTGGACTTATTTTCGGCGGATACCCAACCGTTCCGTTAAGTCAAGATAAGAAGCCGCATTGTTGCGTTTGAGATAGGCAAGATGCCGTCTGCGCTGACCGACCAGCTTTAGAAGACCGCGTCGAGACGACTCGTCATGTTTGTGCGTACGCAAATGATTGGTTAACTGCTGGA
Coding sequences:
- the rpsO gene encoding 30S ribosomal protein S15 produces the protein MTLSKEEKTKIIDEFHRHENDTGSPEVQVAILTERIQQLTNHLRTHKHDESSRRGLLKLVGQRRRHLAYLKRNNAASYLDLTERLGIRRK